Genomic window (Jeotgalibacillus aurantiacus):
GATACAGCTTGTTTTATCACTATTTAAACCGGGAGATGTCATCCTTGCCTCAGATGATTTGTACGGAGGGACGTACCGGTTGTTTAATCATTGGGAGAACCAATTCAATGTGACCTTTCGTTATCTTGATACAAACAATGCTGATGAACTTGAAAAAGCATACACGGAAGAAGTAAAAGCCGTTTTTGTTGAAACACCGACAAACCCGTTGATGAAGCTGACTGATCTGAATAAGGTCGGAGCTTTTACTGAAAAATATAATCTGTTATTTATTGCGGATAATACGTTTTTAACGCCTTATTTACAGAGACCGATTGAGCATGGTGCAGACATTGTGATTCATAGTGCAACGAAGTATCTCGGTGGGCACAATGATGTGTTGGCGGGACTTGTTGTGACAAAAGGAGAAGCGCTGAGTGAAAAGCTGTTTCAGATGCATAACGGCGCAGGAGCCGTCTTATCCCCGATGGATTCCTGGCTGTTGATCCGCGGAATGAAGACACTCGCGCTGAGGATGGACCGTCATCAGGAAAATGCACAGGCACTGGCGGATTTTCTGGCTGAACAGACTGGCGTGACAGATGTCATCTATCCGAAGGTTGGCGGGATGTTATCTTTCCGCCTCGAAAAAGAAGAATGGATTGATCCATTTTTACGCTCGACTCAAGTGATCTCATTTGCGGAAAGTCTTGGTGGGGTGGAAAGCTTTATTACGTATCCTGCAACGCAGACACACGCGGATATTCCTGAGGAAGAACGGGAGAAAAAAGGCATTTGTAAAAGGCTTCTGCGTTTTTCAGTAGGAATCGAACAGGTTGAGGACT
Coding sequences:
- a CDS encoding methionine biosynthesis PLP-dependent protein — protein: MSYFPETELAQLGNRSEKDTGTVNPPIYLSTAYRHSGLGESTGYDYTRTKNPTRAILEEGIARLEKGDAGFATSSGMAAIQLVLSLFKPGDVILASDDLYGGTYRLFNHWENQFNVTFRYLDTNNADELEKAYTEEVKAVFVETPTNPLMKLTDLNKVGAFTEKYNLLFIADNTFLTPYLQRPIEHGADIVIHSATKYLGGHNDVLAGLVVTKGEALSEKLFQMHNGAGAVLSPMDSWLLIRGMKTLALRMDRHQENAQALADFLAEQTGVTDVIYPKVGGMLSFRLEKEEWIDPFLRSTQVISFAESLGGVESFITYPATQTHADIPEEEREKKGICKRLLRFSVGIEQVEDLKNDLKKALEAACKEETAYDRTSL